One genomic region from Skermania piniformis encodes:
- a CDS encoding polyprenyl synthetase family protein, protein MSADAWAAEADSRTAPDLLAWAQDLVDPALRSALDELPASVRGVAAYHFGWCDEQLRPTGQRSGKAVRPLLTLLSAAALGGPAAAALPAATAVELVHNFSLLHDDVMDGDERRRHRPTAWRVFGTGPALLAGNALLTQAAVVLGDGASAVDQQRMLADTVLQLLDGQAADLDFEHRLSVSPDEYLTMAEKKTGALLGCSCGLGAVGVGADPITVGRLVRFGRLLGLIFQIVDDLLGIWGDPAVTGKPVHSDLRRRKKSLPVVLALGSRFTGADELADLYHGDRPLSDAELARAAYLIDESGAREWSRLRADVLRGQAEAQLTSAAVSGPGAAGLRTLADHLTRRTR, encoded by the coding sequence ATGAGCGCCGACGCGTGGGCGGCCGAGGCCGACAGCCGGACCGCACCGGATCTACTCGCCTGGGCCCAGGACCTGGTCGACCCGGCGTTGCGGTCCGCCCTCGACGAGCTGCCCGCGTCGGTCCGCGGAGTCGCCGCCTACCACTTCGGCTGGTGCGACGAGCAGTTGCGGCCGACCGGGCAGCGCAGTGGAAAGGCGGTGCGGCCGTTGCTGACGCTGCTCAGCGCCGCCGCCCTGGGTGGCCCGGCCGCCGCCGCACTTCCCGCAGCCACCGCGGTGGAGCTGGTGCACAATTTTTCGTTGCTGCACGACGACGTGATGGACGGTGACGAACGCCGCCGGCACCGTCCGACCGCCTGGCGGGTCTTCGGCACCGGGCCCGCCTTGCTGGCCGGTAACGCGCTGTTGACCCAGGCCGCGGTCGTTCTCGGCGACGGCGCCTCGGCCGTGGACCAGCAGCGGATGCTCGCGGACACGGTCCTGCAACTGCTCGACGGGCAGGCCGCCGACCTCGATTTCGAGCACCGCTTGTCGGTGAGCCCGGACGAGTACCTGACGATGGCGGAGAAGAAGACCGGCGCGCTGCTCGGTTGCTCGTGTGGGTTGGGTGCGGTCGGCGTCGGCGCCGATCCGATCACCGTCGGCCGGCTGGTCCGGTTCGGCCGACTGCTGGGGCTGATCTTCCAGATCGTCGACGACCTGCTCGGCATCTGGGGTGATCCGGCGGTCACCGGCAAGCCGGTCCACTCCGACCTGCGCCGCCGCAAGAAGTCGCTGCCGGTGGTGCTGGCGCTCGGCTCTCGCTTCACCGGAGCCGACGAACTGGCCGACCTCTACCACGGCGACCGGCCGCTGTCGGACGCCGAGCTCGCTCGTGCGGCGTACCTGATCGACGAGTCCGGGGCGCGCGAATGGAGCCGGCTGCGGGCCGACGTGTTGCGCGGCCAGGCCGAGGCACAGCTGACGAGCGCCGCGGTCTCCGGTCCCGGCGCGGCCGGCCTGCGCACCCTCGCCGACCACCTCACCCGCCGCACCCGGTGA
- a CDS encoding DEAD/DEAH box helicase gives MQLGELVDDRPYGVGEDPDWLFDTFGRWCADHAGVNLYPAQEEALLELFSGANVILATPTGSGKSLVAIGAHFAAAAGERRSWYTAPIKALVSEKFFALCEVFGADKVGMVTGDAAVNPDAPIICATAEILANLALRAGRDADVGVVVMDEFHYYAEPDRGWAWQVPLIELPQAQFLLMSATLGDVTFFERDLTRRTGRPTATVSHTDRPVPLTFDYSTAPITEKLTELVTTRQAPVYVVHFTQAAALAQAQALTSINVASRAQKDAIATALGGFRFSAGFGHTLSRLVRHGIGVHHAGMLPRYRRLVEKLAQDGLLQVICGTDTLGVGINVPIRTVLLTGLTKYDGTRTRQLRAREFHQIAGRAGRAGFDSTGSVVVQAPEHEIENARLVAKAGDDPRKLRRVQRKKAPEGFVSWSEQTFDRLVSAQPEQLVSRFTVTNSMLLNVIARPGNCFDATRHLLTDNHEPRPAQRRHILRAVTLYRALRDAGVVEQLPGPDAQGRWARLTVDLQRDFALDQPLAPFALAAFELLDPADPGYALDLLSVVESILDDPRALLLAQRHAARGAAIATMKADGIEYDERMELLEQISWPRPLAELLDPAYQTYLRGHPWLSEFTPSPKSVVREMIERAMTFADLIATYQLARSEGVVLRYLADAYRALRRTVPDAARTEELDDITEWLGELVRQVDSSLLDEWSRLVDPTATAVAEPVSFADTAPRPVTANPRAFRVMVRNAMFRLVDLAARGRWDELPELTDGARWSEELEPFFAEYGEIGTGPAARGPQLFDFDAAAGHARQVLDDPADDHGWSIDAVIDRTASDAAGDVVFAGLSVRAG, from the coding sequence GTGCAGCTGGGCGAGCTCGTCGACGACCGCCCCTACGGCGTCGGCGAAGACCCGGATTGGCTGTTCGACACCTTCGGCCGGTGGTGTGCCGACCACGCCGGAGTGAACCTGTACCCGGCGCAGGAGGAAGCGCTGCTGGAGCTGTTCTCCGGCGCGAACGTCATCTTGGCCACCCCGACCGGATCCGGAAAATCCCTGGTCGCGATCGGTGCCCACTTCGCCGCGGCGGCCGGCGAGCGGCGCAGTTGGTACACCGCGCCGATCAAGGCACTGGTCAGCGAGAAGTTCTTCGCACTGTGCGAGGTCTTCGGCGCCGACAAGGTCGGCATGGTCACCGGCGACGCCGCCGTGAATCCGGACGCGCCGATCATCTGCGCCACCGCCGAGATCCTGGCCAACCTCGCACTCCGGGCGGGCCGCGATGCCGATGTCGGCGTGGTGGTGATGGACGAGTTCCACTACTACGCCGAACCCGACCGCGGCTGGGCCTGGCAGGTGCCGCTGATCGAGTTGCCCCAGGCGCAGTTCCTGCTCATGTCGGCGACGCTGGGCGACGTCACGTTCTTCGAACGCGACCTGACCCGACGCACCGGCCGACCGACCGCAACGGTCTCGCACACCGACCGGCCGGTGCCGCTGACCTTCGACTACTCGACCGCGCCGATCACCGAAAAACTCACCGAGCTGGTCACCACCCGTCAGGCGCCGGTGTACGTGGTGCATTTCACCCAGGCCGCGGCATTGGCCCAGGCACAGGCTTTGACCAGTATCAACGTCGCCAGCCGGGCACAGAAGGACGCGATCGCGACCGCACTCGGCGGATTCCGCTTCTCCGCCGGGTTCGGCCACACGTTGTCCCGGCTGGTCCGGCACGGGATCGGGGTGCATCACGCCGGGATGCTGCCCCGATATCGGCGACTGGTGGAAAAGCTGGCCCAGGACGGTCTGCTGCAGGTGATCTGCGGCACCGACACCCTCGGGGTCGGGATCAACGTGCCGATCCGGACGGTGCTGCTCACCGGCCTGACCAAGTACGACGGCACCCGCACCCGGCAACTCCGAGCCCGGGAGTTCCACCAGATCGCGGGCCGCGCCGGCCGCGCCGGCTTCGACAGCACCGGCAGCGTCGTCGTCCAGGCGCCCGAGCACGAGATCGAGAACGCGCGACTGGTGGCGAAGGCGGGTGACGACCCCCGCAAGTTGCGTCGGGTGCAGCGCAAGAAGGCGCCCGAAGGTTTCGTCTCGTGGAGCGAGCAGACCTTCGACCGGCTGGTATCGGCACAGCCCGAGCAGCTGGTGTCCCGATTCACCGTGACCAACTCGATGCTGCTGAACGTGATCGCGCGACCGGGCAACTGCTTCGACGCAACCCGGCACCTGCTCACCGACAATCACGAACCGCGACCGGCGCAGCGCCGGCACATCCTGCGCGCGGTGACGCTCTACCGGGCACTGCGTGATGCCGGGGTGGTCGAGCAACTGCCCGGACCGGACGCCCAGGGCCGGTGGGCCCGGCTCACCGTGGACCTGCAACGCGATTTCGCGCTGGACCAACCGCTGGCTCCGTTCGCGCTGGCCGCGTTCGAGCTGCTCGATCCGGCGGACCCGGGGTACGCCCTCGACCTGCTGTCGGTGGTCGAGTCCATCCTCGACGATCCGCGGGCGCTGCTGCTGGCGCAGCGGCACGCCGCGCGGGGCGCGGCGATCGCGACGATGAAGGCCGACGGCATCGAGTACGACGAGCGGATGGAACTGCTGGAGCAGATCAGCTGGCCGCGCCCGCTCGCCGAGCTGCTCGACCCCGCGTACCAGACCTATCTGCGTGGGCATCCCTGGCTGTCGGAGTTCACCCCGTCGCCGAAGTCGGTGGTCCGGGAGATGATCGAGCGAGCGATGACGTTCGCCGATCTGATCGCCACCTATCAGCTGGCCCGATCCGAGGGGGTGGTGCTGCGGTATCTGGCCGATGCCTACCGGGCGTTGCGTCGCACCGTGCCCGACGCTGCTCGCACCGAAGAGCTCGACGACATCACCGAATGGTTGGGCGAACTGGTGCGGCAAGTGGATTCGAGTCTGCTCGACGAGTGGAGCCGACTCGTCGACCCGACCGCCACGGCCGTCGCGGAGCCGGTGTCGTTCGCCGACACGGCGCCCCGTCCGGTGACCGCGAACCCGCGCGCCTTCCGGGTGATGGTGCGCAACGCGATGTTCCGACTGGTCGACCTGGCCGCGCGGGGCCGCTGGGACGAACTGCCGGAGCTGACCGACGGCGCGCGGTGGTCCGAGGAACTCGAGCCGTTCTTTGCCGAGTACGGCGAGATCGGCACCGGACCTGCCGCCCGCGGACCGCAGCTGTTCGATTTCGACGCCGCGGCCGGGCACGCTCGCCAGGTGCTCGACGATCCGGCCGACGACCATGGCTGGTCGATCGACGCGGTGATCGACCGAACCGCCTCGGACGCCGCCGGCGACGTCGTGTTCGCCGGCCTGTCGGTGCGGGCCGGCTGA
- a CDS encoding proteasome assembly chaperone family protein, whose protein sequence is MDEESRMYELAIPAPQLATANGAGPVLVHGLEGFADAGHAVRLATRHLRDSLETKLVASFDIDALFDYRGRRPVMSFSADHFTDYDQPELKLYELHDTAGTPFLLLAGAEPDLKWERFVAAVGMLAEQLGVRRTIGLSAIPMAIPHTRPLGVTAHASDSELIADHPRWVGDLQVPGSATSLLEFRLGQKGREAVGFSVHVPHYLAQTDYPEAAQTLLENAGDNGRLDLPLAALGEAAARMREQVDAHVAGNEEVETVVQALERQYDSYVAAQERESALLAANDPLPSGDELGAEFERFLAEQGGYDADGSAT, encoded by the coding sequence ATGGATGAGGAATCCCGGATGTACGAACTGGCGATCCCGGCGCCGCAGCTCGCGACCGCGAACGGAGCCGGCCCGGTGCTGGTGCACGGATTGGAAGGCTTCGCCGATGCCGGCCACGCCGTGCGCCTGGCCACCCGGCACCTGCGGGACAGCCTGGAGACGAAGCTGGTGGCCTCGTTCGACATCGACGCGCTGTTCGACTACCGCGGCCGCCGGCCGGTGATGTCGTTCTCCGCCGACCACTTCACCGACTACGACCAGCCGGAGCTGAAGCTCTACGAGCTGCACGACACCGCCGGCACCCCGTTCCTGCTGCTGGCCGGCGCCGAACCGGACCTGAAGTGGGAGCGGTTCGTCGCCGCCGTCGGCATGCTCGCCGAGCAGCTGGGGGTACGACGCACGATCGGGCTCAGCGCGATCCCGATGGCCATCCCGCATACCCGCCCGCTCGGCGTCACCGCACACGCCAGCGACAGCGAGCTGATCGCGGACCATCCGCGCTGGGTCGGCGATCTGCAAGTTCCGGGCAGCGCCACGTCGCTGCTCGAGTTCCGGCTCGGCCAGAAGGGCCGGGAGGCCGTCGGGTTCTCCGTGCACGTGCCGCACTACCTTGCCCAGACCGACTATCCCGAGGCCGCGCAGACCTTGCTGGAGAACGCCGGCGACAACGGCCGGCTGGACCTGCCGCTGGCCGCTCTGGGCGAGGCCGCCGCGCGGATGCGCGAACAAGTGGACGCGCACGTCGCCGGCAACGAAGAGGTCGAGACGGTGGTCCAGGCGCTGGAGCGGCAGTACGACAGCTACGTCGCAGCCCAGGAGCGCGAATCTGCGCTGCTCGCCGCGAACGATCCGCTGCCCAGCGGTGACGAACTCGGCGCCGAGTTCGAGCGGTTCCTCGCCGAACAGGGCGGCTACGACGCGGACGGGTCCGCGACGTAG
- a CDS encoding sensor domain-containing protein, whose translation MYVPVVCLGAALSGSGLLTACSAAVSGAPVPVGGTVSGHVATQLSTLLPDPATFPPTYQAIPLTGPALSAAAADLTGVPSGARVRPAGCAPSAPPAAADSTAMMVGTDSGARATVTVELTRTRQSFAEVRDELDRCGELAVSRNGADSTVRSDVLSSAGDDSIDVARTVESHGAHVDLRQSMTARMGQAADVRVTVTYMTFGTTAPDLAAVSELFDATLARVRAAG comes from the coding sequence ATGTACGTTCCGGTCGTCTGCCTCGGCGCAGCATTGTCGGGATCCGGTCTGCTCACGGCATGTTCCGCGGCGGTATCCGGTGCGCCGGTCCCGGTCGGCGGCACGGTCTCCGGGCATGTCGCGACGCAGTTGTCGACCCTGCTGCCCGACCCGGCCACGTTTCCCCCCACCTATCAGGCGATCCCGCTGACCGGTCCGGCACTGTCGGCTGCGGCCGCCGACCTGACCGGGGTTCCGTCGGGTGCTCGCGTGCGACCGGCCGGCTGTGCGCCGTCCGCGCCGCCGGCCGCGGCCGACTCGACCGCGATGATGGTCGGCACCGACAGCGGTGCCCGCGCCACCGTCACCGTGGAACTGACCCGGACCCGGCAGTCGTTCGCCGAGGTACGGGACGAGCTCGACCGGTGCGGTGAACTTGCCGTCTCCCGTAACGGCGCCGATTCGACGGTGCGCAGCGACGTGTTGTCGTCCGCGGGAGACGACAGCATCGATGTCGCCCGGACGGTGGAGTCGCACGGCGCCCACGTCGACCTGCGGCAGTCGATGACCGCACGCATGGGTCAGGCGGCCGACGTCCGAGTGACGGTGACGTACATGACTTTCGGCACTACCGCGCCGGACCTCGCAGCGGTGTCCGAGCTCTTCGACGCGACGTTGGCTCGGGTGCGCGCGGCCGGTTGA
- a CDS encoding DUF2252 domain-containing protein, with amino-acid sequence MPTSGQRAAGRQLRAAARRSEQAGLDLPGDRDPIALLRAQNRNRVPQLVPVRRERMSESPFAFFRGAAAVMAADLAGTPRTGHTIQLCGDAHLSNFGVFAGRDRDLVFDVDDFDEASVGPWEWDVKRLVASVVILGDELNLAPEQIRRAAELTAQAYRTTVERLATLSVTERFYVKISAATIEELAGPVARRARRGRDKFLAKAARNTSVRALDKLAVRADDGRYRIQSQPPLIVHLPQFDRSFAQPLFDRYVGTVPADVAQVLTSMQLDDLVVKVVGVGSVGTRCLLALFTDPDGNPLFLQLKEAEASVLERYAGPARWRNHAERVVGGQRILQATGDPFLGWFDDHHGTQYYVRQFRDMKGSVDVVRLAEKGRLRSYGRLCGTALARAHAQSGTPGVIAGYLGGHPDVRRVDRAFAEFGFAYCAVNRGDYERLLAAAPADWYAPDDHDHEQDAG; translated from the coding sequence ATGCCCACGTCCGGACAACGAGCCGCCGGGCGGCAGCTGCGTGCCGCCGCGCGGCGTTCGGAACAGGCCGGGCTCGACCTACCGGGCGACCGGGATCCGATCGCGCTGCTACGTGCGCAGAACCGCAACCGTGTTCCGCAGCTGGTCCCGGTACGGCGTGAGCGAATGTCGGAGTCGCCGTTCGCGTTCTTCCGCGGTGCCGCGGCGGTGATGGCCGCGGACTTGGCGGGCACGCCGCGCACCGGACACACGATTCAGCTGTGTGGTGATGCGCACCTGTCCAACTTCGGGGTATTCGCCGGGCGGGATCGGGATTTGGTCTTCGACGTCGACGATTTCGACGAAGCGTCGGTCGGCCCGTGGGAGTGGGACGTGAAGCGGCTGGTCGCGAGCGTGGTGATCCTGGGCGACGAGCTGAACCTGGCGCCGGAGCAGATTCGCCGGGCGGCCGAGCTGACCGCGCAGGCCTATCGCACCACCGTCGAGCGGCTGGCCACGCTGTCGGTGACCGAGCGGTTCTACGTCAAGATCTCCGCCGCGACCATCGAGGAGCTCGCCGGACCGGTGGCGCGGCGGGCTCGGCGGGGGCGCGACAAGTTTCTGGCCAAGGCCGCGCGCAACACCTCTGTCCGGGCGTTGGACAAGCTGGCCGTGCGGGCCGACGACGGCCGCTACCGGATTCAGAGCCAGCCGCCGCTGATCGTGCACTTACCACAGTTCGACCGGTCCTTCGCGCAACCGTTGTTCGACCGGTACGTCGGTACCGTTCCGGCCGACGTCGCCCAGGTGCTGACCTCCATGCAGCTCGACGACCTGGTCGTGAAGGTGGTCGGGGTGGGCAGTGTCGGCACCCGGTGTCTGCTGGCGTTGTTCACCGACCCGGACGGCAATCCGTTGTTCTTGCAGCTCAAGGAAGCCGAGGCGTCGGTGCTGGAGCGCTACGCCGGTCCGGCGCGGTGGCGCAACCATGCCGAGCGGGTGGTCGGTGGTCAGCGCATCCTGCAGGCGACCGGCGACCCTTTCCTCGGATGGTTCGACGACCACCACGGCACCCAGTACTACGTGCGTCAGTTCCGGGACATGAAGGGTTCGGTGGACGTGGTCCGACTGGCCGAGAAAGGTCGCCTGCGGTCCTACGGGCGGTTGTGCGGCACCGCGCTCGCTCGGGCGCATGCCCAGTCCGGCACACCCGGTGTGATCGCCGGCTACCTGGGCGGACACCCCGATGTCCGTCGGGTCGACCGGGCATTCGCGGAATTCGGCTTCGCCTACTGCGCGGTCAATCGTGGCGACTACGAACGGCTCCTCGCTGCCGCCCCGGCAGATTGGTACGCCCCCGACGATCATGATCACGAGCAGGACGCCGGATAG
- a CDS encoding DUF4192 domain-containing protein yields MTTSATPFDSTPRLLLPDPGRLLAALPALLGFRPHHSLLLLCVEPGGTIDVVVRADYGPTAAVEVVDALGRLCRCPAAAAIAIVIDAGDDGGPDHLAVQQKLIRSMRDRLDRRGIDLAAAFGLPAVEPGAGWRALSGPPVAGTVADPRDCPVAAAMVLDGCVLHGSRAELVAQLDRDEQRSAALATELVRRGPRRRVGPRRALTRVLELVRAGVPGVAPTVGELADLSGALALPPVRDAACALAVGESAAAAEWLWSESVRTWPDPLRAVPATLLGYSAYARSAGPLAGIALGLAVDIDPGCRLARLLDQAMQLGMRPDAIRDLARSGYAVADRLGVALPPPAGQW; encoded by the coding sequence ATGACGACCTCGGCCACACCGTTCGATTCCACCCCCCGACTCCTGCTGCCCGACCCCGGCCGGCTGCTCGCGGCGCTCCCGGCGCTGCTCGGCTTCCGTCCCCACCACTCGTTGCTGTTGTTGTGTGTCGAGCCGGGCGGCACGATCGACGTGGTCGTGCGCGCCGACTACGGACCGACGGCGGCGGTCGAGGTAGTGGATGCGCTCGGCCGACTCTGTCGTTGTCCGGCGGCGGCCGCCATTGCGATCGTGATCGACGCCGGCGACGACGGTGGGCCGGATCATCTTGCGGTACAACAGAAGCTGATTCGATCGATGCGAGACCGGCTCGACCGCCGGGGAATCGACCTGGCGGCTGCATTCGGTCTGCCGGCGGTCGAGCCGGGCGCCGGCTGGCGCGCCCTGTCGGGCCCACCGGTGGCGGGCACGGTCGCGGATCCGCGCGATTGTCCGGTGGCGGCGGCGATGGTGCTCGACGGGTGCGTGCTGCACGGGTCCCGAGCCGAACTCGTCGCGCAACTGGACCGCGACGAGCAGCGCAGCGCTGCGCTCGCCACCGAACTCGTGCGGCGCGGCCCGCGGCGCCGGGTCGGGCCTCGGCGCGCGCTCACCCGCGTCCTGGAATTGGTTCGGGCGGGTGTCCCCGGGGTCGCACCGACGGTCGGCGAACTCGCCGACCTGTCCGGCGCGCTGGCGTTGCCGCCGGTCCGCGACGCGGCGTGCGCGCTGGCCGTCGGCGAGTCGGCTGCCGCAGCCGAGTGGCTGTGGTCGGAGTCGGTGCGGACCTGGCCGGACCCCCTGCGAGCCGTGCCGGCGACCCTGCTGGGCTACAGCGCATACGCGCGCAGCGCCGGACCGCTCGCCGGGATCGCGCTCGGTTTGGCGGTCGACATCGATCCCGGTTGTCGGCTGGCGCGGCTGCTGGACCAGGCGATGCAGCTGGGTATGCGGCCCGATGCGATCCGGGATCTGGCTCGCAGCGGATACGCCGTGGCCGACCGACTCGGGGTGGCGCTTCCCCCGCCGGCCGGGCAGTGGTGA
- the galE gene encoding UDP-glucose 4-epimerase GalE, which translates to MRLLVTGGAGYVGSVCAQVLIERGHEVIVLDDLSTGNADLVPSGATFVEGDVADRAADVFGAAPVDGVLHFAARSLVGESVVQPEQYWSGNVVKTLTLLEAMRAARVGRLVFSSTAATYGEPEQVPITEDAPTRPTNPYGASKLAIDHAITSYAVAHGLAATSLRYFNVAGAYAGLGENRLVETHLIPLVLQVAAGQRASISVFGTDWPTPDGTAVRDYIHIRDLADAHLLALDSAEPGTHRIFNLGSGTGFSVREVISACERVVGRPIAAVDAPRRAGDPAVLIASSDRAITELGWRPEHTGLDEIVQDAWDFLQSLGDRAHAAQR; encoded by the coding sequence ATGCGACTTCTGGTCACCGGCGGAGCAGGTTATGTCGGAAGTGTGTGCGCGCAGGTCCTGATCGAGCGGGGCCATGAGGTGATCGTCCTGGACGACCTGTCGACGGGAAATGCCGATCTGGTTCCATCGGGCGCCACCTTCGTCGAGGGCGATGTCGCCGACCGGGCCGCTGATGTGTTCGGCGCCGCACCGGTGGACGGCGTGTTGCATTTCGCGGCCCGCTCGCTGGTGGGTGAGTCGGTCGTGCAGCCGGAGCAGTACTGGTCGGGCAATGTGGTCAAGACGCTGACCCTGCTCGAAGCGATGCGCGCCGCACGGGTCGGTCGGCTGGTCTTCTCCTCGACCGCCGCCACCTACGGTGAACCCGAACAGGTACCGATCACCGAGGATGCGCCGACCCGCCCGACCAACCCGTACGGCGCATCGAAGCTGGCCATCGACCATGCCATCACCTCGTACGCGGTGGCACACGGGCTGGCCGCCACCAGTCTGCGTTACTTCAACGTGGCCGGCGCCTACGCCGGTCTGGGCGAGAACCGGTTGGTGGAAACCCATCTCATCCCGCTCGTGTTGCAGGTTGCGGCCGGGCAACGAGCGTCGATCTCGGTGTTCGGCACCGACTGGCCGACCCCGGACGGAACGGCGGTTCGCGATTACATCCACATCCGGGACCTGGCCGACGCCCATCTGCTGGCGTTGGACTCCGCCGAACCCGGCACCCACCGGATCTTCAATCTCGGCAGCGGGACCGGGTTCAGTGTGCGCGAGGTGATCTCGGCGTGCGAACGAGTGGTCGGCCGCCCGATCGCAGCAGTCGATGCGCCGCGCCGGGCCGGTGATCCGGCGGTACTGATCGCCTCCAGCGACCGCGCGATCACCGAGCTGGGCTGGCGGCCCGAACACACCGGTCTGGACGAGATAGTTCAGGACGCCTGGGATTTCCTGCAGTCGCTGGGCGACCGAGCGCACGCCGCACAGCGCTGA
- a CDS encoding metal-dependent transcriptional regulator: MKDLVDTTEMYLRTIYDLEEEGVVPLRARIAERLDQSGPTVSQTVARMERDGLVRVAGDRHLELTDRGRGLAVAVMRKHRLAERLLVDIIGLDWADVHAEACRWEHVMSEQVERRLVEVLENPTTSPYGNPIPGLDELGLEPAASTEHLVRLSEIPVGTETAVVIRRLAEHIQSDPAVIGRLREAGVVPDARVSVTTRPGSVTITVPGHAGFDLPDEMAHGVQVKMA; this comes from the coding sequence GTGAAAGACCTGGTGGACACCACGGAGATGTATCTCCGGACCATCTACGACTTGGAGGAGGAAGGCGTTGTTCCGCTGCGCGCCCGGATCGCCGAGCGCTTGGACCAGAGCGGACCGACCGTCAGTCAGACCGTCGCCCGGATGGAACGAGACGGCCTGGTGCGGGTCGCCGGCGACCGGCACCTGGAACTGACCGATCGGGGTCGCGGTCTGGCGGTCGCCGTGATGCGCAAGCACCGGCTGGCCGAACGGCTGCTCGTCGACATCATCGGCCTGGACTGGGCCGACGTGCACGCCGAAGCGTGTCGGTGGGAACACGTCATGAGCGAGCAGGTCGAGCGCCGCCTCGTCGAGGTGCTCGAAAACCCGACCACGTCCCCGTACGGCAACCCGATCCCCGGACTCGACGAGCTCGGGCTGGAGCCGGCAGCCAGCACCGAGCACCTGGTGCGGCTCAGCGAAATTCCGGTCGGCACGGAGACGGCGGTCGTGATCCGCCGACTTGCCGAACACATCCAGTCCGATCCCGCGGTCATCGGCCGTCTCCGCGAGGCGGGCGTCGTCCCGGACGCCCGGGTTTCGGTGACCACCCGCCCCGGATCGGTGACCATTACCGTGCCGGGACACGCCGGTTTCGACCTGCCTGACGAGATGGCGCACGGCGTGCAGGTGAAAATGGCCTGA
- a CDS encoding acetoin utilization protein AcuC: MTAANASDRIVVWSDDYLDYDWGRAHPMNPVRLDLTMTLARELGLLAGIEPVRPEPAADAELLRIHAPDYLAAVRRVGAGPADRAPSSADLPYGLGSADNPIFPRMHEAASAVVGGTLAGARAIAAGQVRRAVSIGGGMHHAMRSSASGFCVYNDAAVAISWLLDHGFDRIAYVDVDVHHGDGVQAAFYADPRVLTVSLHQHPATLWPMTGWPTEIGTGAAEGTAINLAIHPGTTDAVWLRGFDAIVPGALAAFRPQILISQCGVDTHREDPLADLSLTVDGQRAAFLAMRHLADRFTEGRWLALGGGGYGLVRVVPRAWTHLIAAALDRPVEPHTPIPPGWAEHATARAPRVELPTTMSDGGDTAFRRWDGPGATPESGVPEVDRMLTRMDAGILATRRATFGLLGLDPEDPRD; this comes from the coding sequence ATGACGGCAGCGAACGCGTCGGACCGGATCGTGGTCTGGTCCGACGATTACCTCGACTACGACTGGGGTCGGGCGCATCCGATGAATCCGGTCCGGCTCGACCTGACCATGACGTTGGCCCGAGAGCTGGGTCTCCTGGCCGGGATCGAGCCGGTTCGGCCCGAACCCGCTGCGGACGCCGAGCTGCTCCGAATCCACGCACCCGACTATCTTGCCGCGGTCCGCCGGGTCGGAGCCGGCCCGGCAGACCGCGCGCCGTCCTCGGCCGATCTGCCGTACGGCCTGGGCTCGGCGGACAATCCGATCTTCCCCCGGATGCACGAAGCGGCATCGGCAGTGGTCGGCGGCACCCTGGCCGGTGCTCGCGCGATCGCCGCCGGCCAGGTCCGGCGGGCGGTGAGTATCGGTGGCGGGATGCATCACGCGATGCGTTCGTCTGCCTCCGGATTCTGTGTGTACAACGATGCTGCGGTGGCCATCTCGTGGCTGTTGGATCACGGTTTCGACCGCATCGCCTACGTCGACGTCGATGTCCACCACGGCGACGGGGTGCAAGCGGCGTTCTATGCCGACCCGCGGGTGCTGACCGTCTCCCTGCATCAGCACCCGGCGACGCTCTGGCCGATGACCGGCTGGCCGACCGAGATCGGTACGGGTGCCGCCGAAGGCACGGCGATCAATCTGGCGATACATCCCGGCACCACCGACGCGGTGTGGTTGCGTGGTTTCGATGCGATCGTGCCGGGTGCACTGGCGGCATTCCGCCCGCAGATCTTGATCAGTCAATGCGGGGTCGACACCCACCGCGAGGATCCGCTGGCCGATCTCTCGCTCACCGTCGACGGGCAGCGCGCGGCGTTCCTCGCGATGCGTCATCTGGCCGATCGGTTCACCGAGGGGCGATGGCTGGCGCTCGGCGGCGGCGGATACGGCCTGGTTCGGGTGGTACCGCGAGCCTGGACGCACCTCATCGCCGCCGCGCTCGACCGACCGGTCGAACCACACACGCCGATTCCCCCGGGTTGGGCGGAGCACGCGACCGCACGTGCGCCCCGAGTCGAGCTGCCCACGACGATGAGCGACGGCGGCGACACCGCGTTCCGGCGGTGGGACGGACCCGGCGCAACCCCGGAATCCGGTGTGCCCGAGGTCGACCGGATGCTCACTCGGATGGACGCCGGCATTCTGGCGACCCGCCGCGCCACCTTCGGTCTGCTCGGGCTCGACCCGGAGGATCCCCGTGACTGA